ATCTACCGGAACATCCAGCCCGCCTCCTTTCGGGTCGGCATGCACAACGCGGCCGCGGAGGCCGTCCGTGCGGCGGGGTTCAGTGCCGCCAAGACCTCGCGCCATCTGCTGGAGCTCCCGTGCGAGGGCAGGCCCGAGGTGGTCGAGTGTCTCCGGGAGGCCGCCCGTGAGTTCCTTCGCGCCGGGGCCCCGGAGGCCGCCCGGCGTGTGCTGGCCCGAGCGCTGCAGGAGCCCCCGCTCCCGGAGGACCGTGCCGTACTCCTCCACGAACTCGCCGGCTCGACCTTTCTGATCGAGCCCACGGCCACCGTCACCCTCCTCAAGGAGGCGCGGGCCGAAGTCGGGGTGGATCCCGCTCTGCGCGCCTCCATCGTCTACCGGCTGACCCAGGCACTGGCCCACACGGACCAGTTGGCCGAGGCCGCGGCCGTCGCCGACGACGAGTCACGCCAGACCACGAATGCCCGCATCCGACTGCGCATGCAGGCCGATCACTTCGTCTGGAGTTCGTTCCGCACGGACGAGCCCGATGCGCCCGCCCGCTCGCGTCGGCTGATGAAGCTGGCTGAGCGACTGACCGGACGGGGCCTGGAGGAGCGGTACATCCTGGGGCTGCGGGCATGGGACGGGGTGTTGCGCGGCGAGCCGCGGCAGGCCGTCCTGGCGACCGCCGAGGAAGCTCTGCGTGGCGGACTGAGCTGGACCGACGAGAACCGGGGCTTCGAGGTCCCCGTCTCGGTCGCCCTCGTGTTCATGTACTGCGACCAGCCACGACGGGCCGAAGACCTGTTCACCAAGGGCATCACCGAGTGCGAGGGCAAGGGGTGGCGTGGCTCCCACCTCGCCCTGGGCCAGACCCTCTACGGCTACATCTGCTACCGACGCGGCTTTCTCATCGACGCGGAGGAACTGGCTCGGGAGGGGCTGCGCACCGCCGAGAAGGTGGAAGGGGCCGTGCCCGCCCAGTGGTTCGCCATCGGCATCCTCATCCAGACCCTGCTGGCCCGAGGCCGCACCGCCGACGCACGCCGGATCGCGGACACGTACCGCTACGGCGAGGTGGTCCCGAACGCCGTCATCTACCCCGATCCGCGCTCCGTGTACGCCGAGCTGCTCATCGCGGAGGGACGGCACGCCGAGGCGGAAAGCCTGTTGTCCGACGTCGGGGAGTGGCTGGACGGACGAGGCTGGCGCAACCCCGCCTGGTGTCGCTGGCAACTGAACCTGGTGCAGGCCGTCGCCTCGACCGACCCCGACCGTGCGCTCTCGCTCGCCCGGGACGCCGTCAAGCGGGCCCGGGACTTCGGCGCGGCTTCCGTGATCGGCCAGGCGCTCCGTGCCGAGGCGGAGGTGACCGCCGGGCCGGCGGCGCTGGACGTGCATGCGGAGGCCGTCGAACATCTGGAAGGGTCGCCCGCTTCGTACGAGCTGGCCCGTGCGCTGGTCGGCCACGGTGCCGCGCTGTCGCGCAACGGCCGGTTGCAGGAGGCCGCGAACCGGCTTTACCAGGGCCTGGAGAGCGCCGTCCACTGCGGTGCCGAGACGCTGGCCGCCCGCGCCAGGGAGGAGCTCTCGGCAGCCGGGCTGCGACCGCTGCCGCTGCGCTACGCGCAGACGGACACGCTCACCGTCCAGGAACGCAGGACCGCCGAACTGACGGTCCAGGGGCAGCCGGTGGCCGTGGTCGCGAAGGAACTGCGCCTCACCGAACAGGGCGTGCGGCAACTGCTCTCGTCCGTCTACCGCAAGATCGGCACCGATGCCACCGATCTCCAAGCAGCCCTGGACACCTTCCCCCGCGTCCGGCACTGACCGCCGTCACAGGGGCCGCTGCCGCCCCTCCCAGTACGGCTCCCGCAGCCGCCGCTTGTACAGCTTCCCGTTGGGATCGCGGGGCATCTCGGCGATGAAGTCCACGGTCTTGGGCCGCTTGTACCCGGCGAGCCGCTCGGCGCAGTGGCCGAGGAGCGTGGCGGCGAGGTCGGGGCCGGGCTCGTGCCCCGGGGCCGGTTCGACGACCGCCTTGACCTCCTCGCCCCAGTCGTCGTGCGGGATGCCGAAGGCGGCGGCGTCGGCGACGGCGGGGTGGGCGAGCAGCGCGGACTCGATCTCGGCGGGGTAGATGTTGACGCCGCCCGAGATGATCAGGTCGATCTTGCGGTCCCGGAGGAAGAGGTAGCCGTCCCCGTCGAGGACACCGAGGTCGCCGACGGTGAAGAAGTCACCGATGCGGTTCTTCCGCGTCTTGTCCTCGTCCTTGTGATAGGCGAAGCCGCCGGTCGTCATCTTCATGTAGACCGTGCCCAGTTCACCGGGCGGGAGGGGGTCGCCGTCGTCGTCGAAGACCGCCAACTCGCTGATGGGCCAGGCCTTTCCGACCGTGCCGGGCTTCTTGAGCCAGTCCTCGGCGGTCGCGAAGGCGCCGCCGCCCTCGCTGGCCGCGTAGTACTCCTCCACGCACGTGCCCCACCAGTCGATCATCGCCCGCTTCACATGGTCCGGGCAGGGCGCGGCGCCGTGGATGGCGTGCCGCATGGACGTGACGTCGTACGACTGCCTGGTGGCCTCCGGGAGGGCCAGCAGGCGGTGGAACTGGGTCGGGACCATGTGGGTGTGGGTGCAGCGGTGGGCGTCGATGAGGCGGAGCATCTCCTCGGGCGTCCACTTGTCCATCAGGACCAGCGGGTGGCCGATGTGCAGGGACGCGCTCGCGAACTGGAGGACGGCCGTGTGGTAGAGCGGCGAGCAGACCAGGTGGACGTTGTCGTCGAACGGCCGGACGCCGAAGATGCCGAGGAAGCCGCCGAGGTACGCCTCTTCGGGCGGTTTGCCGGGCAGTGGGCGGCGGATGCCTCGGGGCCGGCCGGTGGTGCCCGAGGTGTAGTTCATGACCCAGCCGAGGGTGCGGTCGGCGGGCGCCGACTCCGGCTGCCCGTCGAGGAGTTCGGCGTACGGACGGAAGCCGTCGGCCTCGCCGACGGCGTACCGGTGGGTGGCGGGGAGGCCGGCCTCGTCGGCGGCGCGGGACGCCTGGTCGCCGTAACGCCCGTGTGCGAGCAGGACCTTGGCGCCGGAGTCGGAGACGATCCAGGCGATCTCGGGGCCGACGAGGTGGTGGTTGACGGGGACGAGGTAGAAGCCGGCCTGGGTGGCGGCGAGATGGGCGGTGAAGAACTCCGCCGAGTTGGGCAGTACGACGGCGAAGGCGTCGCCGCGTTCGAGACCGGCGGCGCGCAGTCCGTGCACGAGCCGGTTGGCGGCGGCGTGCAGGCGTCCGGCGGTCCACTCCTCGCCGTCCGGTGCGATCAGGACCGTGCGGTCGGGGTCGGCGGTCGCCTGGGCCCAGAAGCCCGTGGGGGGTGTGCCGGTCACTGGCCGCTCCTTCCGGCGATGCGGTTGACGTGGTCCACGGCCCGCTCGAAGCCGCGGGTGAGGTCGTCGAAGACGGCCTGGACGCTGCGGACTTCGTTCATCCGGCCGACGATCTGGCCGACGGGCGTGCCGAGCAGCGGGTCGACCCCGTGCTTCTGGATGCGCGAGACGGCCTCGGCGACGAGCAGTCCCTGCAGGGGCATGGGGAGGGTGCCGGGTCCGTCGGGGGCGTCCCAGGCGTCGGTCCATTCGGTACGGAGCTGGCGGGCGGGTTTCCCGGTCAGCGCGCGGGAGCGGACCGTGTCGCCGGAGCCGGCCGCGAGGAGCTTGCGGGTGAGGGCGGGCGAGTGCAGGTCGGCCTCCGCGGTGGTCAGCCAGACCGACCCGAGCCACACGCCCTGGGCGCCCAGGGCGAGGGCGGCGGCGACCTGCCGTCCGCTGCCGATGCCGCCGGCGGCGAGGACCGGCAGCGGGTCGACGGCCTCGACGACCTCCGGGGTGAGCACCATGGAGGCGATCTCGCCGGTGTGCCCGCCCGCCTCGTAGCCCTGGGCGACGACGATGTCGATGCCGCCGTCCCTGTGCTTGCGGGCGTGCCGGGCGCTGCCCGCGAGCGCGGCGACGAGGACGTGTCGCTCGTGGGCGCGGGCGACGACGTCGGCGGGCGGGGAGCCGAGGGCGTTGGCCAGCAGCCGGATCGGGTAGTCGAAGGCGACGTCGAGCTGACTGCGGGCGACCTGCTCCATCCAGCCGGTGATCCGCCACCCGGACGCCTCGCCCTCGGCCAGCTCCGGCACCCCGTACTTGGCGAGGGTGTCCCGCACGAACTGCCGGTGCCCCTCGGGGATCATCGCCTCGACATCGGCCTCACTGACGCCCTCGACCTTCTTCGCGGGCATGACGACATCGAGGCCGTACGGCTTGCCGTCGACATGCGCCTCGATCCAGTCGAGGTCGCGTTTGAGGTCGTCGGGGGCGGTGTAGCGGACCGCGCCGAGCACGCCGAAGCCGCCCGCGCGGCTGATGGCCGCGGCGACTGCGGGGAACGGCGTGAACCCGAAGACGGCGTGCTCGACTCCCAGTTGCTTGCTCAGCTCCGTCTGCATGGGCGCAGGATGCCCCAGCCGACCGGCCGACGGAAGGCTTTTTCTGATACACCGTCAGATTCTTGCGCCGGGGCCGCTGTTCAACCGCCGCGGGGTCTCAGTCGGCCGGTGTCTCCAGTACCGCCATCGCCGCGTTGTGGCCCGGCACTCCGCTCACCCCTCCGCCGCGCACCGCCCCGGCGCCGCACAGCACGATGTTCGCGTGCCGGGTCTCCACGCCCCAGCGGCCGGTGCCCTCCTGGGCGTACGGCCAGGTGAGGTCGCGGTGGAAGATGTTGCCGCCGGGGAGTCCGAGGTCGCGCTCCAGGTCCAGCGGGGTCCGCGCCTCGATGCAGGGGCGGCCGTCGGCGTCGGTGGCCAGGCAGTCGGCGAGGGGTTCGGCGAGGTGGGCGTCGAGCTGGGCGAGGGTGGCTTTGAGGAGTTCCTCGCGCACGGCGTCGTTGTCCCGTTCGAAGAGCCGGGCGGGTGTGTGCAGGCCGAAGAGGGTCAGGGTCTGGTAGCCCTGTTCGACCAGGTCCGGGCCGAGGATGCCCGGGTCGGTCAGGGAGTGGCAGTAGATCTCGGAGGGCGGGGCGGCGGGGAGTTCACCGGCGGCGGCCTGGGCGTGGGCGGTGGCGAGCTGTTCGTAGCCCTCGGCGATGTGGAAGGTGCCGGCGAATGCCTCACGCGGGTCGACGGCGCTGTCGCGCAGCCTGGGCAGCCGCTTGACCAGCATGTTCACCTTGAGCTGGGCGCCCTCGGCGGGGGCGGGCGGCGCGTCGCCGGTGAGGGCCGCGAGGGCTTGCGGGGAGGCGTTCACCAGGACGTGGCGGGCGGCGGCGACACCCTCGCCGTCGGCCGTGCGGTACGTGACCTCCGCCGTACGGCCGTCCGTGGCGATGCGTACCGCCTCGTGCCCGGTGGCGAGGACGGCGCCCGCGTCCCGGGCGGCGGCTGCGAGGGCGTCGGTCAGGGCGCCCATGCCGCCGACGGGGACGTCCCAGGCGCCGGTGCCGCCGCCGATGACGTGGTAGAGGAAGCAGCGGTTCTGCTTGAGGGAGGGGTCGTGGGCGTCGGCGAAGGTGCCGATGAGGGCGTCGGTGAGGACCACGCCCCGCACCAGGTCGTCCGCGAAGCGCTCCTCGACGGCGACGCCGACGGGCTCCTCGAAGAGGATCCGCCACGCCTCCTCATCGTCGACGCGCCGGCGCAGTTCGTCCCGGGTGGGCAGCGGTTCGGTGAGCGTGGGGAACACCCGCCGGGCGACGCGGCCGGTCATGCCGTAGAAACGCTCCCATGCCGCGTACTCGCGCTCGCCGCCCGTCAGCCGCGCGAACGCCTCCCGGGTGCGTTCCTCGCCGCCGCCCACGAGCAGTCCGGTCGACCGTCCGCCGCGCTCCACGGGGGTGTACGAGGAAATGGTGCGACCCTGGACGCGGAAGTGCAGCCCCAGGTCCCGCACGATCTTCTGCGGGAGGAGGCTGACCAGGTACGAGTAGCGTGACAGCCGGGCGTCCACGCCGGCGAACGGCCGGGTGGAGACGGCGGCGCCCCCGGTGTGGTCCAGCCGCTCCAGCACCAGCACGGACCGCCCGGCCCGGGCCAGATAGGCGGCGGCGACCAGCCCGTTGTGTCCACCGCCGACGATGACGACGTCGTAGGCGCGGTGCCCCCCGGGGGCGCGGTGACCCTCGGCTCCTTCGTGTCCCTCGTGTGCAGGCATGGATCCTTCGTAACACGACCCGATCAAGATCGGCCAGAGGCGATCACGGGCAGCCGGTCAGGGGCGCTGGAGCCGGAGCCGGACCCCGAGGAAAGTCGGCGTGCGGTGGGTCTGGATACGGGGTCTCGGCTCCCATACGACGCATACGATCAGGATGACCTCAAGTACGTTGAAACGCGAGCATGTTGGACGCGAGGGGAACCCTTGACCGCCGCACCGAAGCCGAAGTTGAAGCCCGATCCAGATCCCGGGTCCGGTCCCGAGCCCCGTCAGACCGCCGCGCTGTTGCTCAACCGGCGTGGTCAGTACCTCCTCCACCTGCGCGATGCGCACAAACCGATCTGCGATCCGGGTACTTGGTCGCTGCCCGGCGGTGCCTGTGAGGGGGACGAGACGCCCGAGGAGGGCGTCGTGCGTGAGCTGCTGGAGGAGACGGGACTCGTCGTCGACGGACTGACCCGGTACACGGTCGTCGACGACAACATCCAGGTTTTTCTGGGCAGTTGGGACGGCGATCCCGCCTTGCTGCCCGTCACCGAGGGCATCATGTTCGCCTTCTTCGACGCGGCGACCACCGCTCGCCTGACGATGGCGCCATGGGCCGCGGAGGTCCTCGACCGGCACCGGGCCGACCCCGTCGTTCCCTCGCCGCAGCCGCCCGCGCGGCAGCACGTCCTCAACGCCGTGGGCGTCCATCTCCATCTGGAACGCGACGGCAAGATCCTTCTCGGGTTGCGCCATCCCGACTCGCCCTTCGCGCCCCTCAGCCATCACTTCCTGGCCGGTCACTGCGAGCAGGAGTCCGCCGTCGCCTGTCTGATCCGCGAGGCCCGGGAGGAGGCCGGTCTGGAGATCGCGGCGGCGGACGTCGAGCTGGCGCACGTCGTCCACGTCCTGCACGCGCCCGCCACCCGGCCGCGCCTCCAGCTCGTCTTCCGCGCCCGGCACTGGCAGGGCGAGCCACAACTGCTGGAGCCGGACAAATGCCTCGGCTGGGACTGGTGGCCCGTGGACGCGCTGCCGGAGCCGATGGTGGCGTACGCGAGGGCGGCGATCACCGGAATCCGCGAAGGACGGCTGTACACGGAACTGGGCTGGGGTCAGACGGGCTGACCCTGGACGTCGGTGTCAGGGCTCGGCAGGCCTACGCTCCGCCGGCCGCGCGGTGCTGTCGCAGCACCGCCACCCTCCGGTACAGGTCGGCCGCCTCCTGACCGCGGCCGAGCTGTTCCAGGCAGTGGGCCTCGTCGCTGCGGCTCGCGAGGGTGTCGGGGTGGTCGCCGCCCAGGACGTGCTCGCGGGTCGCGGCCACCCGCCGGTACTCGGCCAGGGCGTCGGCCCAGCGGCCCAGCCAGCCCAGGCCGACGGCGACCTCGCGGCGGCTGACGAGCGTGTCGGGATGGTCGGCGCCGAGCACCCGCTCGCGGATCGCGCACACGTCCCGGGACTCGGCGAGCGCCTCCTCCCAGCGGCCCAGCCGGCCGAGGTTGACGCCGAGACCGTGCCGGGCGCGCAGGGTCTCGGGGTGGGCCCGGCCGTGGAGGCGGGTGCGGTCGTCGACGAGGTCGCGGTAGAGCTGGAGCGCCTCCTCGCTGCGGCCGAGGCGGCCCAGGCTGATGCCGGTCTCGTAGCGGGCGGCGAGGGTGTCGGGGTGGTCGGGGCCGAGCGCCTGCGCGCGGGCCGCGGCGACCTCCCGGTAGGCCTGCAGCGCTTCCGGCCAGCGGCCCAACTGGCCCAGGGCGTAGGCGACTTCGTAGCGCGTGACGAGCGTGTCCGGGTGGCTGGGGCCCAGCACGCGGGCGCGGGCGACGGCCACCTCGCCCGCCATCCGGTACGACTCCTCCAGGCGGCCGAGCCGGCTGAGGTTGAAGGCGAGGTTGTGGCGGCAGCGCAGGGTGTCGGGATGGTCGGCGCCCGTCGTGCGCACCCGGACGGCGAGGACCGACGCGTACACCTGCCGGGCGTCGGAGTGACGGCCCAACTGGCCGAGCACATAGGCCATTTCCTGGCGGGTGGCGAGCGTGTCGGCGTGCTCGGCGCCCAGGACCCGGGTGCGGGCGGCGGCCACGTCCTGGTACTCGCGCAGCGCGTCGGTGGCGCGGCCGTTGCGGCTGAGGGTGAAGGCGACCTCGTAGCGGCTGGCGAGGGTCTCGGGGTGGTCCGGGCCGAGGAGGTGCGCGCGTTCGGCGGCGACGGCGCGGTGCAGCTCCCCGGCCTCGGCCCAGCGCCCGAGTCGGGCGAGACCGAGGCCCGCGTCGTGCCGTCCGACGAGCTCGGTGAGCGCGGTGAGCTCCTGCGGGGACGGCGTGTCCGGCGACGGCGGAACGGGGGCGGCGCCGAGGGCCGGCCGGGGGATCCACTCGCCGGTCAGGGCCGCCCCGGCGTCCGGGATCGTGACCGGCAGTCCGGCGCCGGTGGCCTTGTGGCCGGTGGTCATGCCCCGGGTCCAGGACGGCAGCCGGGGCTCGAGGCCCGCGGGCTCGGGCGGCAGCGGCTGGGGCGGCCGTGTCTCGGGCCCGGGTGTCACCACGGTCGGCACGTACGCCGATGCGGTGCGGCCGGCGGCGATGCGCCGGACGATCTCGCGGGCGTCGTGGGGGCGTTGTCCGGGCTGCTTGGCCAGCAGGTCCAGGATGATCCGGTCGAGGTGCTCGGGCAGGTCGGGGCGGTGCTCGCGCGGCGGCCGGGGCGGGGTGTCGCGGTGGCCGACGAGGATCGCCCACGGGTCGTCGAGGTCGAACGGCGGTGCCCCGGTGGCGATCTCGTACAGCACGCACCCCAGCGAGTAGAGGTCGCTGCGGTGGTCGACCTCCTCGGCGCCGATCTGCTCGGGCGACATGTAGTGCGGGGTGCCCATGGCGATGCCGGTGCCGGTGAGGCGGGAGGTGAAGCCGATGTCGTGGCCGAGGCGGGCGATGCCGAAGTCGCAGATCTTCACCGTGCCGTCGGTGAGCCGCACGATGTTCGCGGGTTTCAGGTCGCGGTGCACGATGCCCTGCCGGTGGGTGTAGGCGAGGGCCGCGGCGACCTGGTCGGCGATCTCCACGACGTCGGGGACGGGCAGCGGCCGGCGCTCGTTGTCGTCCAGCAACTGGCACAGGTCGCTGCCGTCCAGGAGTTCCATGACGAGGAAGAGGACGCCGTCGTGGTCGCCGAAGTCGTGGACGACCGTCACCCCGCGGTGCTGGAGCGAGGCGGCGACGCGGCCCTCGCGCCGGAACCGCTCGCGCACGACGCGCCCGAAGGACGGGTCGCGGTGCGGGCTGATCGGTTTGAGACACTTCACGGCGACCTGTCGGCCGAGGGACTCGTCACGGGCCCGCCACACCTCGCCCATGCCCCCGCGCCCGATCAGGTCGATCAGCCGGTACCGGCCCTGGATCAGCCTGCTCTCCGCCATAGTGCGCCGCCGCCCCCGTCACTTTCCGGCCCTCCCCCTGGCTCGTCCAGTATGGCGGCCTATGGCTTGGCTTTGTACGGCACCGGACGGGCCTGGGGGCCGAGCCGGGCCATGGCCCGCAGGATGTGCTGGGGCGGAAGCTGCCACCGCACCCGTACGGGGACACGGCGCAGCAGGGTGCCCGTGGCCCTCAACCGGCGGGTGACGGTGGCGGGTTGCGGGGCGCGCCTGCCGTACAGCTCGTGGGCGTACGGCGGCAGCGAGGCGTACGCCAGGTGCGCCACGCGCCGCCACAGCAGGGCGCGCGCCGGGACGAGCAGGGGGTGGGCCGGCGGTCGGAGCAGGAAGTCGTCGACCTCGCGCGCCTCGGGTCCGGCGGCGAGTTCGGGGCGCACCTTCTCGAAGTACGCCTCCATCTCGGCCCGGTCGCCGGGTACGGCGTCGGGGTCGAGGCCCACCAGGCGGGCGCTGACGCGGCGTTCGGCCATGTAGCGGTCGGCAGCGGCGTAGGTGAGGGGGTAGCCGGAACGGCGCAGGACGTGCAGATGGGAGTCGATCTCGGCGCAGTGCACCCACAGCAGCGCGGGTTCGTCGACGCCGTAGCGTGAGACTGGTGCCCCTACACCTTCCGTGACGGCACCCGCCACACCAGCGCGGTGCCGCCGCCCTCGGGCTTCCCCAGTTCCAGGCGTCCGCCCAACTGCTCGGCGCGTTCCGCCATGTTGCGCAGCCCACTGCGGCGGCCTTCGTCCGGGATGCCCACGCCGTTGTCGGTGACCGAGAGCCTCACCTCCCGCCCGTCCGTGGCCAGGAGCACATCGGCCCGGTCCGCATGGGCGTGGCGGGCGATGTTGGTCAAGGCCTCGGAGAGCACCGCCACCACGTGGTCGGCGATCTCCTTCGGCACGTCGGTGTCCAGCAGGCCCTCCATGCGCACACTGGCGGCGAAGCCGAGGACCGGCGCCGCCTCCCCGACCACCCTTACGGCTCGCGCCCTCAGCCCCGTCTCGCCGTTGCCCTCACGCGTGCGCAGGCCGAAGATCGTCGACCTGATGATCTTGATGGTCTCGTCCAGGTCGTCGACCGCGCGGACCACCCGTTCGGAGGCCTCCTCGTGCTCGATGAAGCGGCCCGCGCTCTGCAGGGTCATGCCGGTGGCGAACAGCCGCTGGATCGCGAGGTCGTGCAGGTCCCGCGCGATACGGTCGCGGTCCTTGAGCACGGCGACCTCCTCGGCGTCCTGGCGGCGTTCCGCCAGCTCCATCGCGACGGCGGCCTGCGCGGCGAAGGCCTGCAAGGTCTCGGTCTCCGTCGCCGAGAACACCGGCCGGCCGGCTTCTCGCGCCAGCAGGACCACGCCTCGCACACCCGCCTCGCGCGTGCCGATGGGCACGGCCACAGCAGGGCCGAGTCCCCCGAAACGCGGAGGCTCCAGGGAGATGCGTGCATCCTGAGCGACGTCCTCGCTGGTGACCGGAACCGCCCCCGAGAAGGCCAGGCCCATCAGGCTCCGGTCCACCGGCAGTACGAGCCCCCGGTGTGCCTCGGCGTCCACCCCGACGGCGATCTCCACGGCGAGCGACCCGGTGTCCCCCATGGACAGCGCGACCGCCGCCAGGGCACTTCCGGTGATCTCACCGGCCCGCTCCGCGATCAGGGCGAGAACCTCGGAGCGCTCACCGCCGGACATCAGGCTCAGGGTGATCTCCGCGTTCGCCCGCAGCCAGCGTTCCCGCAGCCGGGACTCCTCGTACAGACGCGCGTTGTCGATCGCCACGCCGGCCGCCACGGCCAGCGTGAGCGTGACCGAGACGTCCTCCTCGTCGAACTGGCCGCCGCCCCGCTTCTCGGTCAGGTACAGATTGCCGAAGACCTGGTCGCGCACCCGGATCGGGACGCCGAGGAAGGTGCTCATCGGCGGGTGGTGCGGCGGGAAACCGTACGAGGCCGGGTGCTCGGAGATCTTCGCCAGACGCAACGGCTCGGGATGGCGGATCAGCTCCCCCAGGATGCCGTGGCCCTCCGGATACGGGCCGATCCGCGCGATCTGTTCCTCGCTGACCCCGATCGTGTGAAAAGCCGACAGCCGCTTGCCGTCCGGACCGATCACGCCGAGCGCCGCGTACTCCGCGTCGACCAGCGCCGCGGCGGCCTCAACGATGCTGTACAGGGCCTGCTCCAGATCCAGCTCCCGACCGACCGACAACACCGCCTCCAGCAGGCTGTGCACCCGGTCGCGGGTGCCGCGGGCGGCGTCCAGACGCGCCTGGAGCTCCTCCAGCAACTCGTCCAGCCGCAGCTGAGGCAGCCGTACGCGGGCCTCCTCGGGGCTTCCCACCGGTACTCCTCCAGGTCCCCTCAAGGCACGGACACCCACCGGTCCGGTCATGTGTCACGGTAGTGGTCGGCCGCAGGATGCGGTAGCGAATCGGGCGAGTGCCCAGGGCTTACCTCGGCGCCTCCGATTCAGCCGACGGCGGGCCTGCCCTGCACCGCCGACCCAGGCACCCCGCACCCCACGATGGACCGCTCCGGGCGCGCCCCTGGGAAGGGGACGGACCCGCCGGGGCCGACCGGCCCAGTGAAAGGGACCGACAGCACCTGCCGCTTCCGGCTGCGGCGGCCGGAGGCTGGAGGCTGGAGGCTGGAGAGGTACCCGGCCCGAAACCCGACGGAGGAGACCGACGCCATGGTCCGTTATCTGGTGGGCAGCGGGATCGCGGCACTGGCCGCGGCGACGTTCCTGGTCCGCGACGGCGGCTTCTGGGGATCCGACATCCACCTCGTCGAGGAACAGCGGACCCTCGGCGGCAGCCTGGCCGCGGGCGGCCCGCCGGACGTCGGCTACAGCATGCGCGGCGGGCGGATGTTCGAGGCCGACTTCCGCCGCACATACGACCTGCTGTCCGGCATCCCCACCCTCGACGACCCGGTCGTCTCCGTGACCGAGGAGATCCTGGCAGGACACGAGGACTTCGCCTGGGACGACATCGCCCGGCTCGGCAGGTCACCCAGAGGTGTGAGGGACGTCCGGCCCTACCGCCGGGGACCATCGGCACCTGTGGGAAGAGAGGGGCAGGAGAGACAGTGAGTGCAGGAGCGGCACCGATCCCCCGCGGTGTCGCTCCGTTCACGTCGCCACGCAGTCAGCCGTGCAGGGCACGGAGCACCGGACGGAGCACCGGACGGAGAACCGTGCGCGACCCGACGATACGGACACCCGCCATGGCCGACGACGACCGGCTGGTCACCGACCCGGGGGAACTGGCCCGCTATCAGGCCTTGTTGCGTCCGTGGGTGTCACAGCGGATGGATCACGCCGTCCGCATCAGCCCCGATCTGATCACCGGGGTTCGTCTCACAGCCCAGGGTCCGTCCCCGTCGTCCTGAGCGGCGTGAGTCGTGCGGCACGACGACCACCGGGCGGCGCGCCCGGTGCGACAGTGCGCGTGGTGATCGGCGTTCAGGACGGGAGGTGCACTTTGTACAGGGTGTGTCCGCCGACGAGTTCGCGTCCGGTGACCAGCTCCGGGTCGATGCGCACGAAGACCTCCTGCGGCGCCGGCGCCCAGGAACGCGGCCCGGTCCGCAGCAGCCGTGCGTGCTCGGCGGGGTCGGTGACAAGGACGGCCGCTCCCATGACCACGACGCTCCAGCCGGAGTGGGCGGCGGCGTCGACCTCGTCGGCCTCGAAGGCGACCACAGCTCCGGCGATCGCCCTCACCAGCTCCGAGGCAGCCGAGACGCGCACCAGCACCGCCCCGTCATGGTCCAGGCCGAAATTGACCGGCAGAACGGCTGGCAGCGCCTGCCGTGTGTACACGATGCGCCCCACCGGCACCTTGGCGAGCCGGTGCAGGCACTCCTGCCGGTCGAGTTCGCGGAATCCGTCGTTGGCGTCCATCTGCCTTCTCGTCTCTCACCTGACATCGCGGTGGTCGTGGTCACCCGGCAGCACCGGCCGTATGCACACGGTGGTGCCGTCGGCGAGCAGGGCGTGGACCGAGGGTCGGTCGAGCAGGTCGTCCGTCATCGCAGGTCTCCTCCATGGCTTTCGATACATCGATCGTCCGGCGGAGCGGAGGGGTGTCACAGGGGCTGTCCGGGGGCCGACCAGGGCCAATCGGCCCTCCCTGCCCCGCTGACCGGCCCCGGCTCCGCCCTGCGGTGAGCCGCCCACTCG
The Streptomyces sp. NBC_01485 genome window above contains:
- a CDS encoding phytoene desaturase family protein codes for the protein MPAHEGHEGAEGHRAPGGHRAYDVVIVGGGHNGLVAAAYLARAGRSVLVLERLDHTGGAAVSTRPFAGVDARLSRYSYLVSLLPQKIVRDLGLHFRVQGRTISSYTPVERGGRSTGLLVGGGEERTREAFARLTGGEREYAAWERFYGMTGRVARRVFPTLTEPLPTRDELRRRVDDEEAWRILFEEPVGVAVEERFADDLVRGVVLTDALIGTFADAHDPSLKQNRCFLYHVIGGGTGAWDVPVGGMGALTDALAAAARDAGAVLATGHEAVRIATDGRTAEVTYRTADGEGVAAARHVLVNASPQALAALTGDAPPAPAEGAQLKVNMLVKRLPRLRDSAVDPREAFAGTFHIAEGYEQLATAHAQAAAGELPAAPPSEIYCHSLTDPGILGPDLVEQGYQTLTLFGLHTPARLFERDNDAVREELLKATLAQLDAHLAEPLADCLATDADGRPCIEARTPLDLERDLGLPGGNIFHRDLTWPYAQEGTGRWGVETRHANIVLCGAGAVRGGGVSGVPGHNAAMAVLETPAD
- a CDS encoding NUDIX hydrolase, whose product is MTAAPKPKLKPDPDPGSGPEPRQTAALLLNRRGQYLLHLRDAHKPICDPGTWSLPGGACEGDETPEEGVVRELLEETGLVVDGLTRYTVVDDNIQVFLGSWDGDPALLPVTEGIMFAFFDAATTARLTMAPWAAEVLDRHRADPVVPSPQPPARQHVLNAVGVHLHLERDGKILLGLRHPDSPFAPLSHHFLAGHCEQESAVACLIREAREEAGLEIAAADVELAHVVHVLHAPATRPRLQLVFRARHWQGEPQLLEPDKCLGWDWWPVDALPEPMVAYARAAITGIREGRLYTELGWGQTG
- a CDS encoding serine/threonine-protein kinase yields the protein MAESRLIQGRYRLIDLIGRGGMGEVWRARDESLGRQVAVKCLKPISPHRDPSFGRVVRERFRREGRVAASLQHRGVTVVHDFGDHDGVLFLVMELLDGSDLCQLLDDNERRPLPVPDVVEIADQVAAALAYTHRQGIVHRDLKPANIVRLTDGTVKICDFGIARLGHDIGFTSRLTGTGIAMGTPHYMSPEQIGAEEVDHRSDLYSLGCVLYEIATGAPPFDLDDPWAILVGHRDTPPRPPREHRPDLPEHLDRIILDLLAKQPGQRPHDAREIVRRIAAGRTASAYVPTVVTPGPETRPPQPLPPEPAGLEPRLPSWTRGMTTGHKATGAGLPVTIPDAGAALTGEWIPRPALGAAPVPPSPDTPSPQELTALTELVGRHDAGLGLARLGRWAEAGELHRAVAAERAHLLGPDHPETLASRYEVAFTLSRNGRATDALREYQDVAAARTRVLGAEHADTLATRQEMAYVLGQLGRHSDARQVYASVLAVRVRTTGADHPDTLRCRHNLAFNLSRLGRLEESYRMAGEVAVARARVLGPSHPDTLVTRYEVAYALGQLGRWPEALQAYREVAAARAQALGPDHPDTLAARYETGISLGRLGRSEEALQLYRDLVDDRTRLHGRAHPETLRARHGLGVNLGRLGRWEEALAESRDVCAIRERVLGADHPDTLVSRREVAVGLGWLGRWADALAEYRRVAATREHVLGGDHPDTLASRSDEAHCLEQLGRGQEAADLYRRVAVLRQHRAAGGA
- a CDS encoding sensor histidine kinase, whose protein sequence is MGSPEEARVRLPQLRLDELLEELQARLDAARGTRDRVHSLLEAVLSVGRELDLEQALYSIVEAAAALVDAEYAALGVIGPDGKRLSAFHTIGVSEEQIARIGPYPEGHGILGELIRHPEPLRLAKISEHPASYGFPPHHPPMSTFLGVPIRVRDQVFGNLYLTEKRGGGQFDEEDVSVTLTLAVAAGVAIDNARLYEESRLRERWLRANAEITLSLMSGGERSEVLALIAERAGEITGSALAAVALSMGDTGSLAVEIAVGVDAEAHRGLVLPVDRSLMGLAFSGAVPVTSEDVAQDARISLEPPRFGGLGPAVAVPIGTREAGVRGVVLLAREAGRPVFSATETETLQAFAAQAAVAMELAERRQDAEEVAVLKDRDRIARDLHDLAIQRLFATGMTLQSAGRFIEHEEASERVVRAVDDLDETIKIIRSTIFGLRTREGNGETGLRARAVRVVGEAAPVLGFAASVRMEGLLDTDVPKEIADHVVAVLSEALTNIARHAHADRADVLLATDGREVRLSVTDNGVGIPDEGRRSGLRNMAERAEQLGGRLELGKPEGGGTALVWRVPSRKV